From the genome of Clavibacter nebraskensis NCPPB 2581:
AAAGCGAGTCACCGAGCTTCTTCCCCAGGGGCTCACCCAGCCCCTTCCTCCCCCTACAGACCCGGAGCCAGAACATGTCGCACCACACCGCCGCCGCCACCAAGAAGACCACGCGCGTCCGCTTCGCCCCCCTCGCCATCGCCACCGGCGTCGCCGCCGCCGTCCTCCTCTCCGTCTCGATGTCCGGCACGCTGTCGGGCTTCGTCGCCTCGATCACCAACGACACCAACACGGCGGCCTCCGGCTCACTGGTCATGCAGGAGTCGCAGGCCGGCGCCAACGGCGCCCCCACCGTCACCTGCCTCAGCACGAGCGCCACGTCCGGCGTCGACTCGAACGCCGCCACCTGCTCCACCATCAACAAGTTCGGCGGCTCGACCGCGATGATGCCCGGCCAGACGGTCACGAGCGTCGTGAGCATCAAGAACGTCGGCACGACGCGGGCCTCGACCTTCACGCTGACCCCCGGCGCCGCCTGCACGCAGATCAAGAACGGCACCGTCAACGGCTCGGCCACCGACTTCTGCTCCAAGCTCAACGTCGTCATCACGGCCGCGGGCAGCGCCACCCCCGTCTACTCCGGCACCGCAGCGGCCCTCGCCGGCTCCTCCGCCAAGACGCTGACGGCCCTCGCCGCCAACGCGAGCACCGACTTCACCTTCGCGGTCACGCTCGACTCCTCCGCCGGCAACACGTACCAGGGCCTCGGCGCCTCGCTGCCCCTCACCTGGACCTTCGCGGGCTAGTCCCACCCAGCCGGATCCCCGCGGGGCCGCCGAGAGGCGGCCCCGCACCCCATCCCCCTCGAAGCCCCTGACCCGGGAGGCGCACCATGACCGACATCCAGGACCGCCCGACTGCCCCCACGGTCGGCACCACGACCGACACCACGGCGATCGACGCCCTCGAGCTCGACCTCGAGCTGGAGATCGACCTGGACCTGGAGCTCGACCTGGAGCTCCGCGCCGAGGACCTGCACCTCGAGCCGACCGCGCCGGTGCTCCCGGCCCTCGTCGTCCCCGCGCCGGTCGTCCCCGCCCGCGGCGCGGCCCGTCGCGCGGCCCGCACCTCCCGCGTCGTGCGCCGCCGCACCGTCGTCATGTGGGCGGCCACCGTCCTCCTCACCGCCCTCGTCGCGACGACGCTCCTCTTCCAGGCGTCCGGCGGCCGCTGGTTCGTCGTGCAGACCCCGTCGATGGGCACCACGGCCCCCGTCGGCACGCTGCTGCTCACGACCCCCGTCCTCCTCGAGGACGTCCAGCCCGGCGACGTCGTCAGCTTCCACCCCTCCACCACCCCGGATGAGACGTACACGCACCGCGTCATCGCGGTCGACGCCGACGGCCTCACCACGCAGGGCGACATCAACGGCGCGGTCGATCCCTGGAAGACCGACCAGGCGCACCTCGTCGGCGAGGCCACCACGATCCTCCCGGGCTTCGGCTGGCTCGCGAAGGGCGTGCCGCTGCTCGTCGCCGGCTTCGTCATCGTCATGGTCCTGACCCGCCTCATCGGCTCGCCCACGCACCGCGCCTCCATGCGCATGCTCGGCGGCGCGCTCGTCGCGGCGCTCACCGTGTTCGTGCTCAAGCCCTTCGTCGGCCTCGTCGTGCTCGACGCCGCGACCCGCGGCAGCGACGTCGAGGCGACCGTCGTGTCGACCGGCATGCTCCCCATCCGCATCGCGGCCGAGGGCGGCACCCACGCCACCCTCGCCGCCGGCCGGGTCGGCACCATCACCGCTCCGGCGGGCGAGGCCGGGCGCTTCTACGACGTGTCCTCCACTCTCGACCTGCCGCTCTGGGGTTGGATCCTCTTCTTCGGCGTCTGCTCGCTCCCCCTCCTCGCCACGCTCGTCGTCGGCCTCCCCGCCGAGCCCGAGGAGCGTCGCGCGTGAGCGTCGCCGCCCGCCTCGCCGGGATCGCCGCCTCCGTCTCCGCGGTCGCCCTCGGCGCCGTGCTCCTCCTCGCGCCCGGCACGAACGGCGCCTACAGCGCCGCCATCACGAACTCGAACAACAGCGCCGCATCTTCCGCCGCCTTCTTCACGTGCTCGAGCGCCTTCGCGGCCGACAAGGCCAACGCGCTGTTCGCCTACCCGCTCAACGAGGCGACGGGATCCACGACCGCCGTCGACGCGGCCACCGGCTCCTACCCGGGCACGTACCGCGGCGGCATGACGAGCGACACGACGAGCACCCGGGCCTGCCCGCGCGACACCGGCGGCGCCTACGTGCTCGACGGCACCGATTCCGTCACCAACGCGCTCCAGGCCCAGGGCCCCGCGACGTTCAGCACCGAGGTGTGGTTCAAGACGACCGTCAAGGGCGGCAAGCTCATCGGCTTCGGCAACTCGCAGGCCGGATCCTCGTCCGCCTACGACCGCCACACCTACGTCTCCACGACGGGCCAGCTGGCCTTCGGCACCTAC
Proteins encoded in this window:
- a CDS encoding LamG domain-containing protein, with the protein product MSVAARLAGIAASVSAVALGAVLLLAPGTNGAYSAAITNSNNSAASSAAFFTCSSAFAADKANALFAYPLNEATGSTTAVDAATGSYPGTYRGGMTSDTTSTRACPRDTGGAYVLDGTDSVTNALQAQGPATFSTEVWFKTTVKGGKLIGFGNSQAGSSSAYDRHTYVSTTGQLAFGTYNGGYQTITSSANVADGAWHHVVATMSPSTGMTLYLDGARVAQNTAFTAPESNSGYWRIGYDNTSGWPNAGSNYFVGSMRFAAVYKTALTATQVQNHYTAGR
- a CDS encoding S26 family signal peptidase; its protein translation is MTDIQDRPTAPTVGTTTDTTAIDALELDLELEIDLDLELDLELRAEDLHLEPTAPVLPALVVPAPVVPARGAARRAARTSRVVRRRTVVMWAATVLLTALVATTLLFQASGGRWFVVQTPSMGTTAPVGTLLLTTPVLLEDVQPGDVVSFHPSTTPDETYTHRVIAVDADGLTTQGDINGAVDPWKTDQAHLVGEATTILPGFGWLAKGVPLLVAGFVIVMVLTRLIGSPTHRASMRMLGGALVAALTVFVLKPFVGLVVLDAATRGSDVEATVVSTGMLPIRIAAEGGTHATLAAGRVGTITAPAGEAGRFYDVSSTLDLPLWGWILFFGVCSLPLLATLVVGLPAEPEERRA